The genomic region AAGCATGGCTTCTTGCCTCTCTGCACTACCCTTTGCAAACACTATTTACAAATGCTGCAGCAGATCCTCCATCCTCCAAGGACCCAGCTGGTATGGCtagctgtggccatacattttattttaatttagtttctctttccttctttctttccatgtcttcccctcccttttccttccctctttccatgtctttcgtattttcaataaaaatgttggggttgctaggtctgactcagaaaatacctagggactttgggggtgaagcctagcaaggaggtGATGTGACTTTTGtgttgtcacttccaagtcaaaggtcaggtgatggctcttcccaagctccaccccttccaactatgtcacttccagcatactgcagcaaaaacccaccccttcttacgatgtcactttcaggacactcccccaaacgcgcctcttcatctgaagtcacttcaatgcatcatgtcttgtggctctcaaacatctgacgtttattctatgtggctcttacattaagcaagtttggccacccctggtatatcACTACAGTGCAGAGCAAGGATGGAGGCAGGATTGAATCATGTGAATGATGCATGCATGTGGCCCTCCTGACTATGGTGGTAAATAGGCATAGCAACTGGGGCTGTCAACAGAGAAACAAAAAAAGTACTGTCCCTTTtgcagaggcttaatgtgtggaaatgaacagctgaagcttttcatggcctggACCTCAAAAGCATCACCATgtgaataacatcccattaaacctcaGTCAAACGGACGCTTTTTTctcctccaggctgttggcaaccgaACTGGCAACTCAAGAGAGAATGGGTACCAGCACACTGTCCTGCTAACAGCAGCAATTTCCTTCATCCCAGTGAAATTCCACTTTGCAGAACAGCTTCTTGCATTCGAGGAAGAGCCTGCTATTAGTGCAATTTCTCCAGTGAGCTGGCCACTCCCATGAGACCCAATTCCACATTTTCTGATTTTCCAAGGCATTCAAAATTGATTTCCTCATGCTGGAATCTGTGGTGCCTTCTGTTTTGGGTCctgttttttcctgctgcttgcctaGCACTCTGGCTGTAGAAAGAAGGCTCCCAATGGAGGAAAGAGTTCTAACCCTAAGCACTTCTTGATCACTGAAAGACACGGAGCTTGGGTTGACAGAAGCTCTCAGTACCAGAGAAATGCAGTCCACAAAAGGGAGTGGAGGAGATGGGGGGGCAGAAGCAAGGTACAAAATCCCATCTTGTATTTCTACTGTTAAAGTACAAGGCAACGTTTTGAAAACTCTTCTTTGGCTCGGCCTTTTAAAGATTTTGCTCTGCGCTACCTACCGTCAGGCAACTtaacttttttggggggtgggggtagatagGGTCTCCCACATATTGAATACTCACTTCTCTAAATCGGGCGTTCTCTGCATTCACAATGTAGAGCTTCCTGTTTATCTCATAGCTGTCTCTCTCAAGAAACTTCAGAGACTCTGAAAATGTGTTCAGCTGCCCGTACGCTACTGTCCGGCGGGTATGAATTTCACCCTTGAGATAACCCTGTTGGGTAAATAAATTGTTGATTGAGTTGGTTCTCTGTTACCATCATGTGCATTAGGGTATGAACCTCAATGTCAGTTCGCACAAACAGACTGGTaatttcttctccacacattgacactgagaaatctctgtctttcggtgctacacctctgaagatgccagtcacagctgctggcgaaatgtcaggaactacaatgccaagaccacggcaatacagcctggaaaacccacaacaaccattgttctccggccgtgaaagcctttgacaatagaCTGGTAATTCTTTGGCTCTAGCATCTAGTTTGGGTGAGCCGTTGGGGGAGTGGGAGGGAATTGCCTTTGTAGAACTTCCATGTTGTCTGATATCAACTCAAAATGCATTTCAATTGAAACTTACTCATTCAGCTGATGGACAGTGTGTGGAATAATTAGATGAGAGAGCAGTCAAGCCATGAACATGCATGCCTGAAGCAGCCCATACCATCCCTAAATTCTAAAATGCTATTTTGCTGAGTGTTCCTTCTGATAGGCTGGCCCAAGGTTTTTGATTCCCAACACAAATTAAAAACGCAAGACCCTTTATCTTTTGAATCTCATCATATCCTGGAAAGTAGAAATATAGGACTGGAAATGATCCCAGGCAGCTAAATCATATTACTTATGTGGCTTCACACAAGTTTGACAAAGGAGTTAATAACAGATCCatggggtggtttggggaggttAAAGCTGCTTTTCTCTGCTCATTTTGGTCACAAAGGGAAATTGGTATCAGTTTGGGAGACATAAAACTCCCGTTGCATGTGCAATACAAACTGTTACTtcccaacaaacacaaggactttgtaatgtatCAATGGATCCCAAAGGTACAGAATAACTGAGGCTGGCACCTCGGAAGGGTTGGCACACAGACTTTTTTGCTCTGGCTGGGTCGGCTCTGCCCATAAACTATACATGCATATTAGTATAAATGGCATTATTCTTTAGCTCTAGTTATTGAAATCCCATCCTGcctggccaccactgccaacATCCTGAACAGAGGTTTCCATTACATTTTCATCCCTCCCTCCAAGAAGCATAGTGCAGCAAAAAAGGTTCTCTCCTCTTCtagtttattctcacaacaacctcagGGGCATTCACACAGAGAGGATTCCCCATCTGGCATTCACTGCTCTTGTGAACGCAGAGGCTTCTGCACTGGCAACAGAGCATCCAAGTGGGAGTTTTCTGCCCATCTTCCTCCATTCGCCATTATTTCCCCTGCATTTTCTCCACCgtgccactggagggctttttgacagttttaaaaaaattgatagcactatagcaattactgattttttttaaacttcaaaaaGACATCTGGTGGCACGGCAGCTACAAAGGGCTGACGGAAGGGAAAAGGTGCTGCGGGTGTGTGTGCAAACTGGGGCTGTGCGATTCAGTATCCATATaccaaatttaaaaaatggatataTGCCTAACTGGCATAATCCAGTTAAAaccaagcagggtttttttcctgggaaaagaggtggcggaactctcaagagggaaatggggaagaaaaacacaggattctttgaaattgtattattttcaagcactattgcctagtattttcaagaggtgccggaactctgttcccccactttcccctgaaaaaagcctCCCTCTTGGCCTGCCCTCCCTCACTAGGATAAGAAAGGGAGGAGAAGGCCAAACCAGGGACCAAAGCCTGTGCTACTTGGAGCAAGGACTCAACTAAAGACAAAAAGGAGTCCAGCTGACCTCCTTGTTCTCTCATCTGAAGCAGCCGCCATTTTCCTAACAGCCGATTCTTTTCCCCCCATCTCTTGCAACAGATGCAGAGGACTAAGGTGGAGATCACCTAATGCTCTCGGGTCCCTGGAAGGGCACAGAAGAGAACTTTCCTGACTAGGACCAGCAAGTTGAGCAAGTTCAAGCTAGGAATTGTGTGTGCGGGGCAGGGGCGGGGCGATAGGGGAACTGGCTCACTGCTAGGAAGCATGATGTTCACAGCAGAGGGTACCTGGTGCGAAGGAGGATTACCTTTAGCCTTCTGAGCCTATCAACCTCCTTTACAGAGCGTGCTGTGGACTTGGCCAGAGTGAGCTCTTCCTCTTTCAGTCCTGCTCGAGAAGAAAGAAAAAGCGTCAGATGCACTACTTGACACAATGGGCCAGGTGAACGGCCCAGTGAGAGGCTCCTGGCTGTGGCTTCTCGGGGAGCGCAAGACACAACACGCATTCTAACGCACCATCACATCCCTCTGGCTTGAAACTAGCTTTAGCCCAGACGGTTTTCTGTAGCTGTCTGGTTAATGATACTGCCCGTCTAGATCTTGGCTGTCCATAGAGAGGATTGCTTCCTTAagcgtttttcttttttccctttctttcagcAAATGAGTAGTTTAATTCCATGATACACAAGCAGTATGTAAACATCAGAACAGCAGGACTTAAAAGTCAGATCACCAAATAAACTACTAGGAGATAACGGCCCCCTGACTCTACACGTTATTCAACCTCATCAATATGCGGTTGACACCCAGTTctgtatctcattatccaaatctcctggtgatgcagtaaaAGTCTTAAGCCACCGTCTAACAGCAATGGTCTGATGGCTGAAACTgagcaaactgaaactgaacccagaccagacagaagtgatgctagtCAGGAAGATGGAAATCTTGAAGGGCATTGTTGTCTCCACTTTCAATGGGATTCAATTGGCCCTCACTGACTCAGTCAAGAGCccaggagttatactggatctgctagagaagcaagttaattcagctgcaaaaaatgccttctcccAACTATCTTCTAACACACAAGGTAGCCCCTTACCATGACAcaactgatctggccacctgggtaCATGACACgttaacactgagactagactactgtaatgcactcagcATAGATCTTCTCTCcaagtcagctcagagactccgGCTGTGCAGAACACTGCAAAATACACGACCTGATtttgatcccggcagaagctgggttcaggtagccggctcaaggttgactcagccttccatccttccgaggtcagtaaaatgagtacccagtttcctgggggtaaagtgtagatgacgggggaaggcaatggcaaaccaccccataaaaattctgccaagaaaacttcatgGTGCggcatccccctatgggtcagtaatgactcagtccTTGCACGGgtcacctttacctttacctacaccCGGTTTAGTCCAAACGGTAATCTTGCATTTTTTGAAGGAAATTAAAATTGTAATGTTTCAAAACACCCTCCTTCCCAACTCTGAGGCAGCAGGACAGCAAGAGCTGAGACAGAGAGAGGAAATACACCTCTCACCTATTCTGTGACATGttggccctttaaactttaaagggcctTCCATTAGTCAAGTGCACCCCGACTTCTAGCGACTATGGGAGGAGGCCCCACTGTGAGCTTTCTCAATGGTCAGGTAAGTTTTGGGAAGGGACTGGAGAGGGGATTTGTAGCAAGAAGTCTCTATTTCCCACTGTGCTCCCAATGacattgattgactgactgactgattgattggatttttagcacgccctccctgccagcaggctcagggtgggttacaatcatcAATAAATTAcagtaaataaaaccaataaaatacatctcagtaccaacatggatttcagcattccaaatggtgcacccttccccctgtCCGTGCCCGTCATACACAAGGGAAAGGGAGTGCGACCACGCCCCGAACTCAGAATGAGCTAGGGCTCAAAATGATTTATTTCCAATTTATCCTTTATTTAGTTTGACCAGCACCTGTTCcaaatggagctgggggaggtAGGGGGCGCTGCAGACAGGCTATATGGACGAAAGGTAAAAGGAGGAAGTTCTGTAACAGTTAAAATCTACACAGACATTAGCTTTTGCCGCTTGGTCTGCTGGTAGAAACTTTTTTTTAGTGGATTCATTTTAATTGACTGTTTTTATGGTTTCTTTGGCTATTTACAGTATTCTGCATTTTCTaagatgctgtaagctgctttgagaagccaGTTACTGTAAGTGGTATACTAAGTTTCAAAATAAATGCACACCTCTGTTAcatcactagagttgccagcttcggggcggggcgggggggctggaatcctcctagaattacagctgatctccagaggacagagatcagttttccctggaaaaaaatggctccaTTGGAGAGTGTACTCTATGGTATTTTGCCCCACTGgggccccttccctccctgaaTTTCCCCCTTCCCAGGCAGCGCCTCCAAATTTTCCGGAATTTCCTGACTCTATGCACCACCCACGCAGGACATCACAGGGCAcggtggggtgggaggagaaatATGATCATGCGAATGGCTTTTTCCGCCTTGCCCCGCATTTCCCACTCTCCCACCCACATTCAGTTCGGCAGCGGAATGCTCTCCTGCAGGCCCTTGTGACGGATTGAAGGCATACCTGTAAACAAGTCTTTCTGGCCTTCGAAGGTGGTGGTGGTTTCCCGTAGCTCCATCTGCAGTTTCTCCGAGACTGGGAGACTCACGCTGAGCTTCTCCTCCCGTTTTTGTAAAAGTTCCAGCTTGGTGTTATATTGATCCTTCAGAGGAAACGGAGGAGAGTCACGGGCAGGAATGAAACAGGTGATGAGCTTCCTAGTCATCTATAAAACCCCATTCTGGCCCTTTGAATGGACGCTCACTCCAATGTATTTGGACTGGGAACATTCAAGTCAAGCAGAGCATCAAACATAAATGGGCTGGAGCCGTGTGTCTAATTATATGCCCACACAGGCTTTCTGTTTGATTGCCATCTCTGGTGGGCTTGTCAAGGGGTGCCATCCCAGGTCCCCTGCCTCTTCTCATCCCCGTCCAGGAGCTAGAGCTGcttccctctttcttccccctggGCCTGCAAGCTGTGTGTGCCCAACAAGACTTTGCACGCAAGAAGCCCTACTGGGCAAGTGTGGCTCACCACCTTATGTTTCAAGTCACCTGGGGAGCAAGAAACAAAGGAGAGTGAGGTGCTGAAGTTCTGGGGTTGAGGAGCAGATGGAGGTGGAGGCAGCAGAGGCGATAGAGGTGAGGAAGGGGGTAGCGCAAGAAGCGGAGGCTGCCAATCCCCCCTCAAATCCTCCACCCAAAGCCTCACCTGTCCTCTTTGTAGTGCTGGCGCTGGCTGCCATTAAGCATTTCCTCCTGCCATTGAGCTGAATCTCTTCTTTcagcttcatcatcatcatcatcatcatcaccatcaacaacaacacatgaagctgccttatactgagtcagacccaaGATCGGTACTATCTCCTGTGGCTGGCACCAGCTCTTCAGGGAAGATGCCAGGAACGAGCcttggactttctgcatgccaagcagatattcTAACACTGAGCCGTAGCTCCACTCTCACAAATACAGGGATAGGCTTTCCGTTTGATTTTGATTAATAGGAACTCAACAGGGGCGTCGACCCTTTCTGAAAGCCGCTGTTCATTTAGGATGCAAATGCACTGGAAGGCATGGGCTCAACATGGCACCGTAAGATATACTTACGTTAGCCCCATACATAACAAAGGCAGTTTTGAGAGCTAGCTACCTACCCTGGGCTTTTGTAATTGAGCTTGCTAAAAATCCACATAGAACACCACCGGCTTGCCTCCTACCACTTCTCTTAGTCAGGTCTGAAGCCTTTTTCCAGCTTAAGGAGCCTTCTACCTCCCTCCGACATAAGAGATTCTTCCATTGGTGGAACgctccttagactggaggaaggccTCTAACAtggctgagcagagtggtaggatacaagaCTCtagattaataataacaacaacattcgatttatataccacccttcaggacaacttaacacccactcaagagcggtttacaaagtatgtcattattggttgttgtgggttttccgggctgtattgccgtggtcttccaagaccacggcaatacagcccggaaaacccacaacaaccatcgttctccggccgtgaaagccttcgacaatatgtcattattgtcctcataacaatcaccctgtgaggtgggtggggctgagagagctctgggagagctgtgactgacccaaggtcacccagctggcttcaagcggaggagtggggaatcaaacccggctctccagattagagtcccgccgctcttaaccactacaccaaactggctctccagggcaaAATTTCTGCTTTATGTGGAGCTGTTGTACAAGGGGAAATGCCCAAAAAACAACACAGTCACCACCACTTGTGCTTAGTTAAATTTATTATATTTCCACTTGTGTTTCCACTTGTGCAGAAAACTGAACTACCTGTCCTGGAGGGTGGCTGGGTTCAGAAAGTGAACCTAGCAGCTTCTTCATTCTCAAAATGGCTCCCTCAGGTGCTATATGGGGTAGCGGGGGATTCTTGCACAAGATCTTACTTGTGCCGCATATATGAGAAAACGAGGAGGAGAGTGGGAGACGTCACACAAGACCTTCCGCCATCGCTCCCACAAGCAGAACAACGCAAAGCAAATTTCTTTTTCTATTCACGCGTCCTCGGATCTAACCCAATTACTTTCACAATGGGACCAAGAACACTTCTTACGTTTCAAAGCAATCTTTTAGACGATGGTTCTCTTACCTCCAGCCTCTTGAGATCTGCTGTGATGCTGGCATCaaattttttaaacaaagcatcTTTTTCATTAAACTGATTGCTGAGGGTCTTCATCTCCTCTTCAGTCTGCGATAATTCTATCTGGAGTGCTTCAATCTAGCCACAGAAAATCAAAGCGACGGAGTGAACACTACTGCCGTTCCTGGACCTCGACAGGAATGCAGATCAGTTTTAAAAGCAAATCTGTCCCAATTGCATagaatgtgtgtgtggtggtgataATGGCCTCAGGTTTAAAGAGCAAAAGAGGAACATGGGTGAGGACTGCAGGGTCACTTCCACTTCCAGGTGAGCCATTCCCATTTTTCGTATGTTTACTTtagcccaatggggacccaaagcagcttacctcattctcctcttctccacgtTGTCCTCACAacatgaggtgggttaggctaagatcatatgactggcccaagatcacccagcgagcttccatggcagagtgggggggtTCGATCCTGGTCTCTCAGGTCCCAGTCCAGCAGTTAaaccattataccacattggCTTTGCATATCGGAACTTGATTAAGGTCTGGTCTGACATTCAACAGAATGAAGTAGTAGAATGGCCTGTACTAGTTGAAACGGCAGGTGGGAAAACTCACATTTCATGCTTACCTATGTGCAAACTCCATGcaaattatttttttccccttaaacatTGCACTTCAGAGAGAGAGGTTCTAATCTCACCCTTCACGTTGCTCTAATTTCCAGTTATAATTATTGTGCAACTCTGAGTCCTTTATTCATGGAACTCCactggggaaaggaaaggaagtatCATTTCGTTCTATCTATCTAGTCTAGGATGCCAAGAAATGCAGGATAGCATGTCTTGCTCTCACggtggcaagatggagaagagaggaaggagaggaAGGTGCGGTGCAAGCAGGAAGTAAGTCCCTGAGAACTGCAATATATACTTCAAACCGTACACTCCAGATCAAAAAGAAAGGTCCTGAGTCTACCTCCATTATTCTATGCAGTCCTCTTCTGTAACCTGAGGACTAGGAACAGCATAGCCTTCTTCGCTTCTTAGGATGAAAACCTTTTTTACTGTGTGAGCAGAGCATGTGTGAATTAAAAAAACCAACCATCTACTACCCTAATAAAAATCCATGCTAGGCCGCAGCTTTCCCCTGTAGAAGGTTTGTGTGCCCATGGCAATAAACTTCAGTTAAGTCGTCTAGTGAGAACCATACCTGCTTCAACAGCTCCGCATACAGCCTTTGACAGGCTTCAGTCTCTTCCTCTGTGCGCCTCATGAATTCCTCGTGGTCGATCTGCAGTTTCTTGTATCTTTCTGAAATTTCATTCAGTTGATCCAGGAGCATTTTGCTAGCAATCAAGGAGGCAAACGCACACGTATTCCATCACATAGCGCAAAGTGTTCAGCTAGTACAGAACATGTCAAAAGCCAGCAAGATATGCTTGTGCCCCGGCCTTCCCTTTTTACACAGAAAAGGACCTCGGGAAAACCTGGAGGAAATTCAGTCATATTCACATCTGATGGCCCCAGTTCATAATGCCTGGAGACATCCCACTTCCAGGTTAGCATTAAATCACAGTGGTTTCTGGTAGCCATTAATCATGGCTGACAGAAAATCAAATCTCTTATGCTAGGAAATGCACTGTAAAAATTAGGTTCGAACTTGGAACAGTTTTTACAAAGAgagaatcctttttttttttttaagagagaatCCTTAGTTATGTTTCTCAAGTATGTTTTTGCCAGTTTAGATTCCCCAAAGGGTCAAATATCagctccctggggccattttAGGTAGAGAGGAGGGGGGCTTAAGCCCCCTCTCCTTGTGGGCTATGGTCCTGATCTGAATCTGGATAGCGTGTACCTGGGAAGCACAAAACTCTCACACTGTACCTATTGACCCAACCCAAGGACATGCCCAGAAAAACATGTATTGTGGACTTTTCACTCGATCATTTCCATGTCCTATCTGCTCATGTTGTCTTCCCCAAATGCATCCAGTTCCCATTTGCAGCTTAATAGAATGATGGGATCACTCAAGACATGAGCCATCCAACAGCCAGCTCATGGtactctcccacccacccccaatacacacacacacaaaaagggaaCATTTCCACCTTACATTGGACTCAGGGTTCCAGGTGCAATCGTATCCCTGTAGTTCCACAAGGCTGCTAATACTAGCCAGATTTATTTAGGAATATCAAGTTTGTTATAAGGCCACGTTCCCCTAAATGAAGACAACCAAAGGGGTCACAGTATATGTTACAAAGAAGAGATGATTGTGTTGGGCCCAGAGGGGGAAAAATGCAACCAGAAACCAAAATAATCTATAACAGATTAGGTCGTTTAAAACTCATAAATCGTTGCACCTTTAAATTCTCACTGCttaatggttgttgttgttgctgtttttatcaaGAATATCAGGGTAGCATATACAGTAAGGGACTGAGCTCTGAGACCCAGAATATTTCAGCTCAAATTCTGCCTCTGCTATGATCTATGTAGCAAGTTTGAGGCATTGTTCTCTCCGATTCAGTTCCTCATCTGCAGTGCAATGATAAAAACATACTGCTGTCCTAGTTTGCAGGATTACAGAGATTTACACGTGCAAAGTGCACTGAATGATCTAAAGCGCTATGCTGAATTTTCCCTtcaggaaaaagagagaaaactttTAATTGCCTTTCCAATCAGCGGACGAAGAGATCTGTGTTAATCAAAAGCTGACACTCTTTAAGCAACAGACACTGCTCCTGCCATCAGCAACTCCTTTGTGTGTGTCCTGAAGCttactggagatttttttttttttgctccacctGCCTCTGAACTAAGGTATAAGGAAAATAAACGCTTGAATTGAGCATCCTCTACTACATTCATCCAAGTTTTCTAGATCACAGCCAGGGGTTTTTATCTGATTGTACAGATGAGGAAAAGGAAACTCAATGTACAAATCTAGGCAACGGTGCCTGTTTGGCAACACAGGATATGATGAATTGTACGTTGGCTTAATTTGCAAACAGCAATGAATATGGCACAAGCTGCCTTCATTCCCAATGATTTTACCTCCTTTCAGCTTCACTCTGTAACGTTAACTCCAGTGATTCTATTGCTCTCAAATATGAACTCTCTGCAGTCCTGAAATAAGGAACGTGGCATTGTTAATACCATCTCTTTTCacattctccccaaactccacccttcccaggcactgcctccaaaaTCACCCAGCACGTTCCTAGGCGGTGTTCGGAACCCCAAAGCTAGGTCCGCAGGGAACCCCAACCCAACTCGTGACAGGCATAACGTCTGGTTTGGACCTAAGGCTGGAAGCAGACATTGCTGTAGATGCAATCCCAGAAGTTCCAGCTGTCCTCCCCAACATCGAGCAGCTACAGAACCAAACTGCACATTACGGGCCATTTTAGAGGAGgttttagctgtttaaaaatcaCTGCGAGGACCCAGATGGATTACTATGTTTTCACATTCTGGGATGAAAATAATGAATCCCTCTGAGCAACTTCAGCCCACTGGCTGCTATGTTCCGGCAGGCTCCTGGAACTAGGTTTCCAGCGTCCAGGTTGGCTCAGCACCTCCAAAGCACCTGGGGAGGGGAAACTGAAAAGGAGCTGttcgttttctctctctctctctctctctgtgagtgAGAGTTGGGGAGCTTCCTCTACACATACCCCCATTTGATCCAGCCCGCTATGAGGGTGTGGGGGTGCAGGAGAGGAAATGCCAGGTATCTGTAGTTTCCAACTTAGGTTAGAAATCTGTTTTGCTGTAATCCTTAGAACTTGAACCCTAATTCTGTAGTCTGTGTACCTTCAAGAGATGTTGTTAGTGAAATCAAACTTTGCGTTATTTAAGGAATAAAAAGACGGCATCGATTGTTACTCGCAAGCCTTGCCTTGCCCACATCACCAATCAACTGCTTGATGTTTCTCCTGGCATCAGTTTTaaagttatttgtttttaaattattataccggTCGTAATCCGCCCCGAGCCTgttgatgcggggagggcggaatataaattgaattaaataaaaaaataaattaaaccaGTGAGAGGGCATGACTCGGGAGGTGATGGCAGCTACCAGAGAAGAAGGCCTCCAAAGCTCTTAAGGCTGAGTTTCCCTCAGGCAAAATAAATCCCCCCTAGAGTCCAGCAGGGGTTGAGTCTCTTTCATCTGCTCATCGGCTAGTCACAGGTGTAAAGGGAAAGAAACCCAAAGAGGGCTGAGGCAGGCTTGCTGCACACTCCAGTTCCATCGTGGTCCATATCCCTCCTCAGAATCCAGGCAAATGGAGGCTTTTTAAAATACACTGGGCAACTGACAGTTTGCTGTGGGTATCATGAATGAATACTTCAGCTGTTACAGGCGTCTCAGAGCCCAGCATTAGAATATACAACTGAACCAAACTGTAGCCATATGTGACAGAAAACCCATGTTATCTGGGTGTTTACTTTCTCTCCCTGTAAAACAGGGGAAAGAAAATTTACATTTCCCTATAAATGAAGAATCACAAACTTGTGTTTTCAGCAGTCAGGCATGCCTCCATTTCCACTTCAAAGAAAGCCAtttctctgggttttttttttaataacaagaAGGAGCGTCTGTGAATTTCAGCTCATCTCTTGTGATAAATATTAAAGCAGTAGCCATATGAATCTCTTTTTAAGCATGGTATTATTTTTTAATGAAGATGCAGACTAAGAgaaattgagatttttttttaaaaaaagaaagataaacagGTTCAAAGATggtcttttgggtttttttccctcacAGCAAGCTTTCCAGATGCATCATGCTCTTCCACTGTCCAATTTCTCACTCTCACTACCTTCATTAAAGAAACTCTTCAGCAAGGTCTTTTTGCAATGCTACAGCAATCAAAACGTAACCTACTCCAATACATCTTGcatattttcctcctcctctcccaaacTTTGTATTTCCACCAAGCGCTTTGTCACGCGGTCGAGTTTTTCAGTGACTTCATTAGATAATCTTTCAAATCTATCAAGAGGGGGAGAAATAGGAATTCAACACTTTATCATGTAAAAGGAACCCAtatccttaaaaaaaattaatctgtgCTCAGCTCCCAAACCCAATTGCTAGAATTTCAGTTTGCTtatataaggaaatggttcttcTGAACACCACTTCTAATG from Eublepharis macularius isolate TG4126 chromosome 2, MPM_Emac_v1.0, whole genome shotgun sequence harbors:
- the LOC129323340 gene encoding myosin-4-like — protein: MFEEERRFSERRDQFAKQFERLSNEVTEKLDRVTKRLVEIQSLGEEEENMQDVLETAESSYLRAIESLELTLQSEAERSKMLLDQLNEISERYKKLQIDHEEFMRRTEEETEACQRLYAELLKQIEALQIELSQTEEEMKTLSNQFNEKDALFKKFDASITADLKRLEDQYNTKLELLQKREEKLSVSLPVSEKLQMELRETTTTFEGQKDLFTGLKEEELTLAKSTARSVKEVDRLRRLKGYLKGEIHTRRTVAYGQLNTFSESLKFLERDSYEINRKLYIVNAENARFREAIAHLRAEISTLDSEAEAYRSKRQEVQKEVIALHDLFDKRWSEDKQLSQLFLKRERKILKALEEHGERFKNRNALVTYVGSGLQLNYEGLTSLLKRQSSMELKQGSSPTTSSTTT